The following are from one region of the Brienomyrus brachyistius isolate T26 chromosome 13, BBRACH_0.4, whole genome shotgun sequence genome:
- the n4bp1 gene encoding NEDD4-binding protein 1: MSTTRPLLGMVTEVTCSESPGGRLSAAGHQPRDALTEDEFAVPEDKQEELKCVRCRVEQVFRVTFTIIGLLDPTVAHGSKASRQIWLQLKGKQDDVSRAKEYVKGLCDPELQQVEHYPPDMHCIFVGAQGLFLDRLLRDTSAEVAVQELGRLRLLGRQEAVVMAQSRVQQFVCLFREKRGVPGDREPAVKRAFRAFVEERADKYTMELLLLPSALKEELLGLAQSPTPTARTPVPGVEARQPLPILPEQDRSQTSTPVTDLSHRILDATFEDKAVGLSSEAVLNPRTSHKRRSSESESRDSKRQYSLERKDEELETDWCCIIGDSRSRTPASVASPASEKDVVVLDPSEPSDDVDGVSPETNFKCLVNFFKTMGYPQDVVERVVRETDQREDTFLLLERIVEESHRSQTGDPRTTSHHSSSASSSSSSSSSSFCRSRDKERPQSRLFYEFKSKENIQPASNCVGPRAPCTGSSVQQRATLRRSGSAQGEVIIIDGEGPDKPKTAGQQVLAKADYLSRGSAHPMGAVRVETLTPLQSASERPSCSYQPPCRVLPSPTSRTELPPKAVPLTGVSRFQQSLRTPYRLTLQNEPGRRDLRHVVIDGSNVAMAHGLHRFFSCRGIALAVETFWKMGHREITVFVPQWRQKKDPNITEQHFLSQLEDLRLLSFTPSREVAGQRISSHDDRFLLHLAEKTGGVIVTNDNMRDFVDTSEAWRRIVQERLLQFTFVEDHFMLPDDPLGKHGPRIEDFLRKDFSYTPVTISTRPDLRATPPVYTKSSPRPSITAQMRPTSQWPHTGPPGWYPPRPSPSPPPQRSATETADLKRKLYDIFPDQKQRIDRILVENPYMRDLNALSGLLLG, translated from the exons ATGTCAACAACGCGGCCCCTTCTTGGTATGGTTACCGAGGTAACCTGCTCAGAATCCCCCGGCGGCAGGCTGTCCGCCGCCGGCCACCAACCGCGGGACGCGTTGACGGAGGACGAGTTCGCAGTTCCCGAGGACAAGCAGGAAGAGTTGAAGTGTGTCAGGTGTAGGGTGGAGCAGGTTTTTAGGGTGACTTTTACCATCATCGGCCTCTTGGACCCCACTGTAGCCCACGGGAGCAAAGCAtcccggcagatatggctgcaGCTCAAAGGAAAGCAGGACGACGTCTCCCGGGCCAAG GAATATGTGAAGGGATTGTGTGAcccggagctgcagcaggtggagcACTACCCGCCGGACATGCACTGCATCTTCGTGGGGGCCCAGGGGCTCTTCCTGGACCGGCTGCTGCGCGACACCAGCGCCGAGGTGGCGGTGCAGGAGCTGGGCCGGCTGCGGCTGCTGGGCCGCCAGGAGGCTGTCGTCATGGCGCAGAGTCGCGTGCAGCAGTTCGTGTGCCTGTTCCGAGAGAAGCGCGGCGTGCCCGGCGACCGGGAGCCTGCCGTCAAGCGCGCATTCAGGGCCTTCGTGGAGGAGCGGGCCGACAAGTACACCATGGAGCTGCTGCTGCTCCCCAGCGCCCTGAAGGAGGAGTTGCTGGGTCTGGCTCAAAGCCCCACGCCCACAGCACGCACCCCAGTTCCTGGTGTGGAAGCCCGGCAACCCCTCCCCATCCTGCCAGAGCAGGACCGCTCCCAGACCAGCACGCCCGTCACCGACCTCTCACACCGCATCCTGGACGCCACGTTTGAGGACAAGGCGGTGGGACTGAGCTCGGAGGCCGTGCTAAACCCGCGCACCTCGCACAAGAGGCGCTCCTCGGAAAGCGAGTCCCGGGACTCCAAGAGGCAGTACTCGCTAGAGAGGAAAGACGAGGAGCTGGAGACGGACTGGTGCTGCATAATTGGCGACAGCCGCAGCAGGACTCCCGCCTCCGTGGCCAGCCCCGCGTCCGAGAAGGACGTGGTGGTCCTGGACCCCAGCGAGCCATCGGACGACGTGGACGGCGTGAGCCCGGAGACTAACTTCAAGTGCCTGGTGAACTTCTTCAAAACCATGGGGTACCCGCAGGATGTGGTGGAGCGGGTGGTCCGCGAGACAGACCAAAGAGAGGACACATTCCTGCTGCTGGAGCGAATCGTAGAAGAGAGCCATCGGTCCCAAACAGGGGACCCACGTACCACCAGCCACCACTCCTCgtctgcctcctcctcctcctcctcctcctcctcctccttctgcaGGAGCAGGGATAAAGAGAGGCCACAGAGTAGACTTTTCTATGAATTTAAATCTAAAGAAAACATCCAGCCCGCCAGTAACTGCGTGGGCCCAAGGGCTCCGTGCACTGGCAGCAGTGTCCAGCAGAGGGCGACGTTGAGGAGGAGCGGCAGTGCGCAGGGAGAGGTGATCATCATTGACGGCGAGGGCCCTGACAAGCCAAAGACTGCTGGGCAGCAGGTCCTGGCTAAGGCTGACTATCTGTCTCGGGGCAGCGCCCATCCCATGGGGGCTGTGCGGGTGGAGACCCTGACCCCACTGCAGAGCGCCTCGGAGCGCCCCAGCTGCTCCTACCAGCCCCCCTGCAGGGTGCTGCCCTCGCCCACGAGCCGCACAGAGCTGCCCCCGAAAGCTGTGCCCCTCACCGGCGTGTCCCGCTTCCAGCAGTCACTGCGCACGCCGTACAGGCTGACGCTGCAGAACGAGCCGGGGCGCCGAGACCTGCGGCACGTGGTCATCGACGGGAGCAACGTGGCCATGGC GCATGGGCTGCATCGCTTCTTCTCCTGTCGTGGCATTGCCCTCGCAGTGGAGACCTTCTGGAAGATGGGGCACAGAGAGATCACCGTCTTCGTCCCGCAGTGGAGGCAGAAGAAAGACCCCAACATCACAG AGCAGCACTTCCTGAGTCAGCTGGAGGACCTGAGGCTGCTGTCGTTCACACCCTCCAGGGAGGTTGCTGGACAGAGGATCTCCTCCCACGATGACCG GTTCCTGCTCCACCTCGCTGAGAAGACGGGAGGAGTCATTGTCACCAATGACAACATGCGGGACTTTGTGGACACGTCGGAAGCGTGGCGAAGAATCGTTCAGGAGAG gctgctgcagttcaCCTTTGTAGAAGATCACTTCATGCTCCCAGACGACCCGCTGGGAAAACACGGCCCGCGGATCGAGGACTTCCTGCGCAAGGATTTCAG TTATACCCCAGTTACGATTTCAACAAGGCCAGACCTGCGGGCAACCCCCCCAGTGTATACAAAATCCAGCCCTCGCCCCTCCATCACCGCCCAGATGAGGCCGACATCCCAGTGGCCTCACACCGGCCCCCCTGGGTGGTACCCACCGCGGCCGTCCCCCTCGCCCCCGCCCCAGCGGTCGGCCACCGAGACCGCGGACCTGAAGAGGAAGCTCTACGACATTTTCCCAGATCAGAAGCAGCGCATCGACCGCATCCTGGTGGAGAATCCCTACATGCGGGACCTGAACGCACTGTCAGGCCTCCTGCTGGGCTGA